ATTCCTAGAAAATTTCATGGGGAAAATTACATATTCGCCTATTCGTTGAGAATCCTTATAGTAAGATAATGCTATTTTACCTCTGTAATAATGATCTTCAGAGAGAAAACAATCACTCTTCTCTTGTAACTTTAAGGGGTCATGATATAGTAATTCTTTGCAATCTTCCATAAGTAATACTAGAAATTATCCTTTTTAAACTATTTCCTTCTGATTCAAGTACACTTTCCAAATACTCTTTATAATTACAAGAATCATCTGTATGCTTCCGCCTTTACCAAACCTAAGTTCATAAAGTAATTGCCATTAAACTAAATAACGATTTCAATACCACAAAAAAGCTGGACTTGATGCTAAATAAGTAATTTTCTCAAATACTCGTTAAATTTCATTATCAAAATCAAATGCTAAATATGGACTGAAATTAATTTATTTTTGCTAATTTATAAAATGCGTTACAGTGTAACTTCTATTCCACATTTAGTTTAAGGAAATTACAAATTTCACCTATCTTTTCACCAATTTCTTCTCTGTGCATTTTATCTACTTCTTTAGAAAGTCTAATTTCCCATGTTTCTTTCTCGTAATCAGAGTGTAACATTACCCATGCATTGATCATTGATCTATTAACCCAGTCTCTTAGATCTACATCATAAGGATATCCAGTTTTTTCTAAGAAAGACAATAAATTATCGATTTCTTCCTCAGTAGCTCTTTTAGCATTCCAAGTTATTTTCCTTTCTCCCACATATCTTTCTCCTTTTCCCGGTATAATGACTAAACCGTTAGCACCCTTTACTCTGTAAGTTGCTGTATCAACACTGTCAGCATTAAAGAAAATTTTCCTCATGTAAGGCGAACCAGCACCTAAAACGTGGATCTTCTTAACAGATTTTCTAACATAATGATATAAGTATATTACTATTTTTCTCCCTCCCTTTAAAGATGGCGGAACTATACCACCAAATGCTATTACGTCCACATATTGTGAGTAAAAGTCAATAGCCTTATCAATATCTTCAACATTATATCCGTGAACAACTGGAATCACGTTTATCTCTTTCTCGTAAAGATATTCAAAGTGTTTGAAGTTTCTCTCATCGACTCTTCCGCAAGGAAATGATGGAATATCAAGATTAATATATGCATCAGCAGATAAAGTCTTATATTTCTTTTCTATCATCTCTGGACTTAACGGAATTCCTTTTTTCATTATCTGATAACCACCACTATCTACCCATGTTTTATTATTCCAGGATACACTATCCCATCTAAGCTGGTTAATCATAACTGGCGTATGAAATTCCCAAGCTGGGACCTTCAAATCTTGTACTCCAAGAAAAATCTCCATGAGAATATTTTGGTCATACCAGGTTTATAGGTATTACTAAAAAGAGATTATTAAATATCCCAGCGTATTTTTTAATATGCAATGTCCTCCTCTCTACGGAGAAAGGATAATTAAAAGAGAAGGAGAAGATCCTTTTAAGCATCCAGTAGTTAGAAAATGGTACGAAATTCTTCTTAATGAATGGAAATCTATAAAACCTTACGCTGTTCTTCTTCCTTGTACCTCTATAAAGCCATATCACTTATCAAGAACACATAAGTTAGCTTATGCTATAATGAGAGGATTCGAGGAAAAAGTGCAGTTTTATTCTGTATCAGAACCTATGTTGTTAGTGCCAAGAGAATATGAGGACTGTTACCCGTTTAACTCTTACGATTATCCACCATCGATGATGACTAAGGAGGAAAGAGTGGAATTTGTTGAATTATTAGCAAAAGTTCTTATAAATGTTAGAAATATGCATACTCACATTATAGGGATATTGCCAAAACATCACTATAGTGTAGTAAAAGAAGCTTCAGAAATAGCGGGAGTTAATATTAACTTATATCCTTATGGAAGATTACCATTTAAAACTATTTCTGAAGTATTAAATAATTTGAAAGAAATGATGAAAGCCCGCCACACTTAACGGTGAAGAAATACGCAGGCACTGAATATTTAAACGTAAACTTGGTAATACTCTTACCAAAAATATTATATACTTGAAAGAGAATAGGCAAAGTAATATGAAGACAAAGTATGTTATTTTACTGGGTTTATTAAGTGGGCTTACTAGTATATTCCTCTTTATGAGTTTAGATTTTTACTTTTTCTTAGATGGACCAGTTAGGCTTTGGTTTACGCCATTTAACGTGTTTATACTACCAATCATTGTAGCCTTATTAATTGTAAATATTTTATCACAT
The sequence above is drawn from the Sulfurisphaera tokodaii str. 7 genome and encodes:
- a CDS encoding DUF5591 domain-containing protein, encoding MQCPPLYGERIIKREGEDPFKHPVVRKWYEILLNEWKSIKPYAVLLPCTSIKPYHLSRTHKLAYAIMRGFEEKVQFYSVSEPMLLVPREYEDCYPFNSYDYPPSMMTKEERVEFVELLAKVLINVRNMHTHIIGILPKHHYSVVKEASEIAGVNINLYPYGRLPFKTISEVLNNLKEMMKARHT